The following proteins are encoded in a genomic region of Triticum dicoccoides isolate Atlit2015 ecotype Zavitan chromosome 1B, WEW_v2.0, whole genome shotgun sequence:
- the LOC119307519 gene encoding uncharacterized protein LOC119307519 gives MKTGVIVLSVVVAVFGVASAVLGFIAEGTKLTPNDIKIISRNECVYPDNPAYTLGLVAALLLLVAQITASAVGGCCGCCKPRGAGYSGSKSSRSKRVIGLGAVLCLVSWIAALIAEWFFLQGAFGNAPMTRRIPQGQGCTYLKDGVFRMGAILSILATVLGIISYIVLYVAMAAAPGAGTTATLGAVAGPSAAGETKHDGIAIGQPAAAQQPSQAV, from the exons ATGAAAACTGGCGTGATCGTCTTGTCCGTCGTGGTAGCGGTTTTTGGGGTGGCAAGCGCTGTGCTGGGGTTCATCGCCGAGGGCACCAAGCTCACG CCGAATGACATCAAGATAATATCCAGGAACGAGTGCGTGTACCCTGACAACCCGGCATACACACTGGGGTTAGTAGCGGCCCTCCTGCTGCTGGTGGCCCAGATCACCGCCTCCGCCGTCGGCGGCTGCTGCGGCTGTTGCAAGCCTCGGGGCGCCGGCTACTCCGGGTCCAAGAGCTCCAGGTCCAAGAGGGTCATTGGCCTTGGCGCCGTCCTCTGCCTCGTCTCATG GATAGCGGCGTTGATCGCGGAGTGGTTCTTCTTGCAAGGTGCGTTCGGGAATGCCCCCATGACGCGCAGAATTCCACAGGGCCAGGGATGTACCTACCTCAAGGACGGCGTCTTCAGGATGGGGGCCATTCTGAGCATCCTCGCCACCGTGCTCGGGATCATATCTTACATCGTGCTTTAcgtggcgatggcggcggcgccggGTGCTGGTACTACCGCTACCCTGGGGGCCGTGGCGGGGCCGTCGGCGGCGGGCGAGACCAAGCACGACGGGATCGCGATCGGCCAGCCTGCTGCCGCTCAACAACCCTCACAAGCTGTGTAG